The genomic window TCTGGGTCGAGTGTGAGTGTGCGCCCGTTGCCGGGCGGGGGCGTTCCCGGCCGGGGCCGGAACCGCGCCTCACGTGCGACTGATCGACAGGAGATTCAGCGAGGGTGGCGGGCGGAGTCGCACGACAGCCGGACGCAGGACGGCATCGACGATGCTCGTACCGTTCACGCGAACGAGGCCCGGACGGGCGCGGCAGATGAGGAGCAGCGTCGCCAGAAGTCCCAGCACGCACGCCATCGCCATCACGTGCTGACCATCGGTGGCACAGTCGCTGCACTCCGACTCGAGGCCCGTGCCTGCCGGTGTCGAGGTCTCATGCGCGTGCCCGGCATCCGCCGTCATCGCGTGGGTCGTCTCGGTGCCGAGGTCCGGCGGGGAATGAGCGGAGGACAGGGTGTGCATCCCCAGCAGGCCCACGATCAGGAGGGCGGCGAAGGTCGCGACGACGAGCCACCCGGGCGTCCGGTGGTCTGTTCGCTGAATGCCGTGCATCATGTCCTCGCTCCGTTGCGAGTATACCCCCAGAGGGTATGAACGAGTCGGTCACGTGAGGAACCTCGGCGTCGCAGGCGAACCATCCGGCGGCGCCGGTGCGGATGCCGGGTCCCGGGCGCTGGGGACGCCCGGAACCCGGCTCACCGCAACGCGTAACGCACCAGAGGCCACGAGCCGCGCCGCGGTGATCGGGGAGGGGTTGGGGAACCGCCTCCGCCATACGGATGCTGGGGACACCCGCACCGCGACCATACCGCGCGAGGGGCTGGACGACGGGGACCACCGAGTCCGTCGTGTCGTCGCGCGTCAGTGGAGAAGTCGCCGCTCAGGCGTCGTCGCACGGTCGCATCGCGGGCACGTGCAGTGTCTGGATGAATCGGGCCTCGAACTCGGCGACGCAGCGCCCGAGCGACAGCGAAGGATGGTGCGCGCCGGGTGCCACGACGGCTGCGCTCGAGGGTCGGCGCAAGATGCGCATCATGCACACCATATCGTGTCAGCTCGCGACATTTCGCACCCTAGATGACGAGAGTATTGCGCGGTTGTTACAACTCGCGAGCCCGTGTCAACTTTCCTTACCCAGTCCATGAATTGGATTGTGGTTGCGCGCAACAAATGTTACCTTCATCCCCGATCGGCCACCTGGCCGAGATCAGTCGATTCAATCAGCAGGGATGCTGGCGCGACGCGGAGCCTTCTCTGCTGTTCACGCACGGGCCAGCACTCTGCGCGAAGTGGTGGTCGTGTTCGGCGCGAACCCGACCACCGCCTCCGATCAGGGAGTCAGTGTGAGATTCAGAAAGACAGTCGTCGGCGCAGTCGTCGGCGGCGTGTGCGCGGCAGTCGTGGTCAGCGGGCTTCCCACGATCGCAATAGCCGCGGGAAGTGATCCAGGGGCCGCGGCGTCGACCGCAGCCCAACCGGCTGACGCGGTCACGCTGATCACCGGCGACCGCGTCACCCTGGTGACCGGATCTGACGGCAAGCCCGCTATCGCGTTCGAGGCCGCACCGCGAAATGACGACCGGCCCGTGAGCTACAACAGCTTCGGAACAGAGGGCCACCTGTTCGTCATCCCCTCGGATGTCGCGAGCCTGGTGCCCGACCAGTTGGACCTCAACCTCTTCGACGTTCTCGCACTCCAGGAACTGGCGGACAACGGGTCGCAGGACGGCATTCCCGTCATCGTCCAGAAGACCGCCGGCCCCGGCGCCCGCACGGCGGAGCCGAGCTGGGGGGCGCTCGGCGTCACGCCGGAAGAGACCCTGGAGTCGATCTCGTCCGTGGCCGGGGAGACCGGGCCCGACGGCTCACCCGCCCTCGTCGACGCCGTCGAGACCGCGGAAACGGTCGAAAAGGTGTGGCTCGACGCACCCGTGCAAATGCTCGACACCGACTCGATGCCGCAGATCGGCGCTCCGGAGGCATGGGCCGGTGGAGCCGACGGCACCGGGGCGACCGTGGCCGTACTCGACACCGGGATCGACACCACCCACCCCGACCTCGATGGCGGGATCGTCACGCTGGAGAAGGACTTCACCGGCAGCGGGACGGCGATGGACCAGGCCGGGCACGGCACCCATGTCGCCTCCACCATCGCCGGCAGTGGCGAGGCATCCGGCGGTGACTACAAGGGCGTCGCTCCCGGAGCCCATCTCTTGAACGGCAGGGTGCTCAACGCTGCCGGTCAGGGCGAGACGTCGTGGATCATCGACGCGATGGAATGGGCCGCGAGCAACGGGGCCGACGTCATCAACATGAGCCTCGGCATCCAGGGCGAATACACGGACGGCACCGACCCCGGCGCGCTGGCGGTGAACTCGATCTCCGAGCGGTACGACACCCTCGTGGTCATCGCCGCCGGGAACGAGGGGGCGTTCGGGGCGAGCACGGTGTCCACGCCGGGCAGCGCGGACAGCGCTCTGACGGTGGGCGCGGTGACGGACGACGACTCGCTCGCCTACTTCTCCTCCAAGGGACCGCGCTTCGGGGACTTTGCGATCAAGCCCGACATCACTGCGCCCGGAAACGGGATCGTCGCGGCGCGCGCGGCGGCGGACACCAACCCTCAGGAGCCCGTCGGCGACTTCTACCAGGCCATGTCCGGCACATCCATGGCCACGCCGCACGTCGCGGGTGCTGCGGCGATCCTCAAGGCGGCGCGGCCCGACCTGGACGACCAAGCGCTCAAGTCGGTGCTGATGGGTTCGGCCCAGCCGACCGGAAACCCGGTGTACTCGGAGGGCTCCGGCCGCGTTTGGATCCCCGGTGCGCTCGACGAGGCCGTGTACGCCACGCCGGCTTCCCTGTCCTTCGGGGTCTTCTCGTCGCCACGTGACTCTCAGTCGCCGCGGACCAAGACCGTCACGTACACGAACACGTCGAGCGCAGACGCCGTCGTCGACGTGGCGCTCACCGTCACCGAGGCGGACGGCGACCCTGCGCCCGCGGACATGGTCACCCTGTCGGCGGACACCGTCACGGTGCCGGCGCACGGGATCGCATCGGTGGATGTCACCGTCGATCCGCACGCGGACGAGCCCGGCGTCTACACGGGCGCGCTCACCGCCGGCGGGCCGGGATTCGCACCCGTGCGCACGGTGCTGGCGTTCACGGCCGAGCCCGACCTGCACACTCTGCGGATCGAGGCGACGCAGTCGGACGGCACGCAGGTTCCCTACGGCAGCTCGGGAATGATCTACGGGATCGACGACTCCCAGGTCAACCAGTCGTTCAGCTTCGTCGACGGCGTCGCCGAGGTCCGGCTGCGTCCTGGCCGCTACGCGCTGCTCGGCCAGCTGCTGGGCGCCGTCTCTCCCACGGCGAAGTTCCTCGACAGCTTCACCAGCTTCACCCGTGATGTCGACCTGCAGGCCGACACGACAATCGTCCTTGACGGTAGCCAGGCGATACCCGTCGAGATCCAGACCGAGAAGAAAGCGAAGGTCAACAACCTGGATGAGACCATCGTCCGATGGCTGCCGAATCGCAGCTACCCGGTCACAACAACAGTGACACTCGGGATCAGCCCGCACGATGCGGGACTCGACCTCGATATCTCGGTGCTCGGAACAGAGGAGCCGCTCGCCGGCGACATGACGGTCAACTCGCGCTACGTGCTCAACCAGCCCCTGTTGGACGTGGTGGCGACTGCGGGGAGGCATAAGGTCGACATCTCGCGCGAGCTCAACTACGGCGTGCTCTCACCTCAGCATCTGGGGACGCTCTCTGGGGCGATCGTGAACGCGGGATCCGGTTCCGCCGAGGAGCTGGCAGCCGCGGGTGCCCGCGGCGCTGTCGTCCTGGTGGAGGATCGGGGCGACCCCGACCTCAACGCTCAAGCGCAGGCGGCGTACGACGCGGGAGCGATCGCAGCCATCGTCTACGGCGCTGGGCCCGGTCCGTTCTTCGAGTCGGTGGACCCGCGGAGGTTCCTCGCCATGCCCCCCAAGGCGCTGCCGACGCTGACACTGCCTCGCGACGTCGGGCTGAAGCTGGTCGCGCTGATCGCCGAGGGCAAAGCCCGCCTCGCTGGCACAGGCATCGCTGCACCGTCTTATCAGTACGAGCTCGGGTACATCGAAGAGGGCATGCCCACTTCTTTGACGTACAAGGCCAACGCGAGGAGCACCGCGAAGGTCGAGGTCGATGTGAAGGCGTTCGCACCGGGCACGAGGATGGTCGAGTACGTCACCATGATCGGCGGCGGCACCTATACCGGGTTCGGGCTCCGCTACACCGGACCGCTCCTCGGGCGTGAGGTGTACTACTCCACCGACGAGGACCTTACGTTCCAGCGATCCGTCCAGGCGGGCGAGGACTGGGACGTGTATCCCGCGCCGTTCGAGAGTGCCCCGGTGACATACCGGCCAGGTCAGAAGACGAGCGAGACATGGGTCGGGCAGGTCCATCACGGTGGGCTCCTCCCGTCCCCGTCCAGCCCGCAAGACGCTTCGGTGAACCGCGACCGAAATGTGCTCGCGATCAACCTGCCCTACCGGGTCGACGGCGAGGGCCACCCGCAGCAGTGGGGACCGGACCAGGAGTCGACAGGGAAGTTCCAGGTGTGGACCGGCGATACTCTCCTGACAGAGGGCGACACCCCGCACGCATCGCTCACGGTTTCGGCGGCGAAGGCCGCCTACCGGG from Microbacterium sulfonylureivorans includes these protein-coding regions:
- a CDS encoding DUF6153 family protein, which encodes MMHGIQRTDHRTPGWLVVATFAALLIVGLLGMHTLSSAHSPPDLGTETTHAMTADAGHAHETSTPAGTGLESECSDCATDGQHVMAMACVLGLLATLLLICRARPGLVRVNGTSIVDAVLRPAVVRLRPPPSLNLLSISRT
- a CDS encoding S8 family serine peptidase, which codes for MRFRKTVVGAVVGGVCAAVVVSGLPTIAIAAGSDPGAAASTAAQPADAVTLITGDRVTLVTGSDGKPAIAFEAAPRNDDRPVSYNSFGTEGHLFVIPSDVASLVPDQLDLNLFDVLALQELADNGSQDGIPVIVQKTAGPGARTAEPSWGALGVTPEETLESISSVAGETGPDGSPALVDAVETAETVEKVWLDAPVQMLDTDSMPQIGAPEAWAGGADGTGATVAVLDTGIDTTHPDLDGGIVTLEKDFTGSGTAMDQAGHGTHVASTIAGSGEASGGDYKGVAPGAHLLNGRVLNAAGQGETSWIIDAMEWAASNGADVINMSLGIQGEYTDGTDPGALAVNSISERYDTLVVIAAGNEGAFGASTVSTPGSADSALTVGAVTDDDSLAYFSSKGPRFGDFAIKPDITAPGNGIVAARAAADTNPQEPVGDFYQAMSGTSMATPHVAGAAAILKAARPDLDDQALKSVLMGSAQPTGNPVYSEGSGRVWIPGALDEAVYATPASLSFGVFSSPRDSQSPRTKTVTYTNTSSADAVVDVALTVTEADGDPAPADMVTLSADTVTVPAHGIASVDVTVDPHADEPGVYTGALTAGGPGFAPVRTVLAFTAEPDLHTLRIEATQSDGTQVPYGSSGMIYGIDDSQVNQSFSFVDGVAEVRLRPGRYALLGQLLGAVSPTAKFLDSFTSFTRDVDLQADTTIVLDGSQAIPVEIQTEKKAKVNNLDETIVRWLPNRSYPVTTTVTLGISPHDAGLDLDISVLGTEEPLAGDMTVNSRYVLNQPLLDVVATAGRHKVDISRELNYGVLSPQHLGTLSGAIVNAGSGSAEELAAAGARGAVVLVEDRGDPDLNAQAQAAYDAGAIAAIVYGAGPGPFFESVDPRRFLAMPPKALPTLTLPRDVGLKLVALIAEGKARLAGTGIAAPSYQYELGYIEEGMPTSLTYKANARSTAKVEVDVKAFAPGTRMVEYVTMIGGGTYTGFGLRYTGPLLGREVYYSTDEDLTFQRSVQAGEDWDVYPAPFESAPVTYRPGQKTSETWVGQVHHGGLLPSPSSPQDASVNRDRNVLAINLPYRVDGEGHPQQWGPDQESTGKFQVWTGDTLLTEGDTPHASLTVSAAKAAYRVTLNTHRDVPWWPLSTDVSTEWGFSSSSTKSATALPLLQLDYGVEGLNALNTNGRTTELNLYVSHQDRSAGGKVKGLKLWSSADDGATWTAVRVVPGREAGSYSAKLTAPRGATTISLRAEAWDDAGSTFKETVIDAYAVDTIAPPIEVTTPTAGAPQPTRSGAVAGTSEPSATVSVSAGRAECEATADADGAWACNLPVRDGVHRVEVTATDAVGNASEPVRRALWHDSTPPHAPKVTSPTGTVHSTRTAIKGSAEAGATVTVTEANRTVCTAVATSSWRWSCTPTDALTTGKHTLTVTATDAAGNVSSPRTHRFTITRE